cgaagtcttatatagcgcacgtatctaagaaacaaggtactcaaggcgctgagtatatatacaatttttcagaaagatgggttattacagtgatgaattcttaAACCCAATTATGTATAGCACCTAGCaggctttacaaggtgctacggtgcatacagcagccacagccaagaataccggggcgagccccttctctgttcgataagtgttctgggttcttctACATGCGttatacaacacatgggaccaacggctttatgtcccatccgaaggtccCATCCGAAGTGTCACatctggggattcgaacccacactctgctgatcagaaacaccaagtgGCGTGACGTGACGTGCGCCAgtggcctcattttgggttagaattgtgacgtTATGCATGAATATTAACGAGAGGTGTATGCTTGTCTTTATCTTGAATGTCTTATCAACAATCAAATGTAATTAGTTTATTTTTTCAAGGTTATGTAAATTAATGTTATAATGTTGATGAATAATCATGAGTGAGATTCTGTGTATGCAGTTGCTAGATTGATAGGTTTGGAACATTGTTGGAAATAATTACATGTACGGACTGTCGCAATAGGGCTCTAGAGAACATCTATCCTCCTTTGACCTTGTGGAAAGAGGTCCTTCTACTCACTCAAAGGTCAATATTCAATAGATAGTTCCCACATGACATAAATCAACCATCTTTATGGGCAATTAAGAACACACAGCCTTGCGTTTTGCTCGAGAACGGCGTGCAGCAAGCGCACAGTTCACAAAACTCGTTGCCTGATTGGTTAGTAAACAGCGTGGGTGCGTAAATAAACTGAGCTCTTGACGCGCTTGCGagccaaaatgcaatttgcccGTAAAGATGACGTCCATTGCAACTTATCTACAGgtataggattcaaacaattgaacggttaaaaaaaatatatatatatatactttgtctttaaagagAGGATACTAGGATTACCAACAGGATCCATCAGGTTTAAGTTATACCAAAATCTCACTGTTAAAATCTGTGTCCAAAACCTTAAAAATAATTGCCAAAACTCACACAGCAACATGGTCTCATTggatgaataaaaacaaaaaaaaacaacaataaataaaagtttgctcaaaggaaaaattgtattttaataaaaatttattgtgggtttattatttgattttaataataactaAAAGTTATAAATACTATAATTCTTATAATTTGAAGTAGATAATGAAACTTTACATTCAAGAGAGGtataatatttttgaagaattaATTATCCAGCAGGTTCATGTATTAATCTTTTATAGAGGTGTCGTGCTCTCGAATAGAGCTCTAGCAATTGTAAGAAACTTGAGGTTTCAATCATTTGGTGTTGAGACCAACATAGAATACTTGACGCAAATTCATGGCGTCCTTTACCATCACAGCTAAAACCCGTTTCAGACATGCATGCAACAGACACGCGGAGACAAATAAATAAGGAACAACTCTAGGTCataatggatgttaaatttgcatcggggataaagaacacgcctgtgatattttttcacaggactcgggaaagtactgagtatacagtgctaacacacatcggtgtatgggtaaaaaccaaaataaaaactcttggtcaacccaaataaatttttttttcagacaggcgaacttaataGAACTTTTACATTGGCTCGGTTCATGACTTGATTGACGTCTgtaaccaaggcgctccagggTCGTTCTGAACAACTGCAACAATCGATTTTTTGACTTCTAGAATGTTCAAGCACTCTTAATTGTTTCTGAAACctgcgcctgtctgaaacgggtgttactCGCTTAGCTACAGAGTTATGCTTTAGCTTGATGCTTGATGAACAACCACCTAGAAAGCTACATGTAACTGCTTGTCCAAGGTGTGTAAAGAATGCTCAGAAACTTGACGTGTTGTCATTTTATAATAACCAAAATAATTTCTCAGGTTCAGATAGTGAAAATTATATAGTTAGGGAGCTTGAATCGAAGAGATGATTTTGTAAATCGTGCCACATATTAACCAAAATTTATACATTTCAGATGAAGTGTTTGTACCCTAGTGTGTGTCATCTGCTTCTACCAATCTTAAACCGTTCATAAACTTGTAATATTTACAACTTTTGATAGTCACTCTTTCATATGCAACTATTTGTACATCGGTTACTCTTTATACTCTGCAGAAAATATTTGTCGGTAAAAGATGTGACATTCCGTTAACATTAATATTGTCATCTATAGTACCCTTATTTTGCGGTAGAAATTACTGTTTCCTTTGTGAAAGCAATCATGAACCTGTTGTCCATTTGGTTGCAAGTTCTCAGTTTGATTATCACCATGGTCAATACAAACTCACACTATCTTACAGATGCAGTTGGTGGGGTCTTGCCATTTTCACTCTAGTTTGCTCCTGAAGAACTCCGCTCTGGTGGTACAACATTGTACACAGAAAACCCTTTTGGGAAAAACTGCTCAATAGACCCTTCCAATGAATATGTACAGTATGCTAAATACATTTCCGCATGTGTACAGACCCTATCGGttgaaaaacaccattgagttGTGCACTGCATCATGCTACTTCGAACCACATACCAAATAGCGCGATGGTCCCTCATTTtgacaaccaaaatgttagtgcgaaCATGTTATGTGCGAGTTACACATTTATAGGAAATGTATGTTGTCTTAAGAACCCCACAGTCAAGCCACACTCCTACTCACCAAAACAAACTCAATTTGAAACAATCAGATTTATGCTATCCTCTGTGTTGAGGCATATGCTTTATTagaatgtttattttatttgtttcctagttaaaatatatatatttaggTGAAATCAATATGTTCATACTCATATTTTACTGAagcaattatttgtttgtttgggttttccttttcttttttagtAGGCTATacagaatttcttttttctGCTAGATATATTGCAGTTCTCAGAACCATTTAAAATGTGAgtatttgttattaataaaaGCATCCGGAAGTGCAATAAAAGATTTTGTTACAAATCAAAAGGTTTCTTAATTATTGGCTTATCaaatgatgtaaaaaaaaaacagcttacagtcagggtatacttttggtaattgttaaagaccagttgcatcacttggtgtatcccaacactatGCAAAGCATAGcggacctgtgaaaatttaagttcTATGTGgcattgaagttgcaaggaagtatataaagaaaaaacaccatgttgTTAGAATGTAATCTGTCAGTTTCCTGacaaaggcttcatgcctgaagcctttcttagattcaaatttttttgAGGTAAAaattttacctctttctcaaaaactacattacttcaaaagaTATGGCTTCTAACAATTTTATAAAATCAGCAGCTCTCAAGCGCTCTTTAGTCTTTACTAAGTAAAATTAATAGTCCTTACCACCTGGAggaattaccaaaagtacaccctgtcTGTAATCAACATTTTATATAGTAAAAAAGAGTTGAGGCTATATATTATTATGAACCTGTTCAATTCTAGCATGGTGGTTGGGTCATCTAATCCATACACTATATAATGCATCAATCTTTTTTTCTAAACAAGAATAATAACCTTTTTTATCGTAGTTTATTATCGTGATCTTTAGGTTCAACCGTACACCTGTGTATGAAAAGCACGGTGTACTCCGAGCTTTCCAAACCATGTATGGGGGAATATTTCAATGGACACCTTGGGTGGGTGTTGAACCATCGATCTACCTCAATATCAGAATATAGAgcagattgtttatttgttttgacaaaaaaaattacaaccgTTCATCCCAAAGAAAGTAAACAGATGAAGACCCCATATTTTCTTGGTTGGTTTTAAACCCTTGATCTTCCACATAAAAGAGAAAGTTGTATTTTACTTGTTTTGACAAAGAAATTACAACCGTTCACCCAAATGAAAGTAAACAGATGACGAAAGTTGGTGATTGTGTTAGTCCTTGTAGGACCCCACATTTTTATGAACGCCTACGGTGGGTTTTGAACCCTCGATCTTCCACAATTTCAAGCAGATTAACAACCGTTCATCCAAATGGAAAGTTAACAGGTGAAGAAAGTCGGTGATTGTGCGAGTCCTTTGAGAACCCCATATTTTCTGGGacacttacatacatgtatatgggtttTGAACCTCGATCTTCCGAATTATAGAGCAgcttctttatttgttttgacaacCGGTCATCCAAATGAAAGTAAACAGATGACACAAGTCAGTGATTGTGCGAGTCCCTTCTGATGACTCCCGTTGTTTCTGATCCCATCGTCCGTGTCCGTGATGACCTTCCCGCAGGTCAAATTGTCGCATCCGTATTCCCCGCCTCCAAAGAACCCGATCAGGGGCGTTTTGGGGAAGAGCTCGTGAAACACTTCACTCTCTACATCGGGCTCGTCGTAAAACTCCCTCCCCCGTCCTATACAGCTGAACATGAACGCGAGGCTGCGTTTTTCCGACAGTCCGGCTTTCTTAAGTTCGAGCATTTTCCTGCGTGCAGCGTCCCTGGTGGTGATGGACCTTCCGAGTAGAACAGAGGCAGCGTTGACGTTGGGTCCGTAGAATGACAATATGCTGCATTCGACCTTCTTGTACCTGCTGGAACTGAAGCATTTATGATACAATGTCACTCTTGAAGTTGGGGAGGGATTGAATGGAATGTAATGAGTAAAATCATTAATCATGATGCAGTTCGGTTGAATTCAATTTGTGGTGTGCTGTGACCTATGACCTAGTGTATTTGACTCAAGTTCTGAAGACTAAATCATCAGAGTGTTGGTCATAAAACTTCTGtctttgagcaaggcacttgaccataattgcttcttttcaaCCAGGTGTATGAATGAGAACCTAAAGAGGGCTGGGACAGTATTGACTGAATTACACCCCTTAGAGCTAATTTTTAAAGCAGCTTCGGATTTGAATGGGGTCTGGGTCCCTCTTATTTGATACCTCAACCTCTGtgatgttacaattcaggaggCTTACAAAACTCTGTGCATCATCAGAAAAACAGTACAAGTTGAGAGACAATGTAGACTATTGCTTTGACTGCTGTGATCTCTCAAGGCAGTTTGAAGGCTCAATTGAATTAGATGCCTGTATTAAAAGCCTGAAATTTAGTCTTTGAGAAGACgaggtcatttaaaaaaaaaaaaaaaaattgcaaaaggcACTTTCATTGCAAAATCTTCAAGTCTATGAGAAACATTTGATGGGGCACttaggccaagaccaggggcaacaaaggcctCCATTAAGTTCTAGGACGGCTATTttaagaaccaagtattattttggtaagcaagtacatgtagatgagtATTTTGAGCTAAGCAGATTGTCCCTCCATCGTCGAGCACCCTTCCCAAAAACCCACCTTGAGGAAGGAGATGGTTCAATCCAAACTTGCTTCACAATCCCTCCGGCTATCACCGGCAGGCAACCATGCTCAGTGTACATGTGTTGCTGTAACTGTTTGATCATCCTAGCCGATGTGTTGTGGAGGCCACCAGGGCTGAACACTAGAAAACACTTTGTGTCCGGCCGATAAACGGGATCGGGTCTGGGACCATCAGTGTGGCACGTCCTTCTGAAGTTGATCTCGGGAAGCAAGACACAGGCTGATCCCATCTGACCCTCACTCTCTCCAGCTGGACTCAAGTTGCGTTGGCATCCTGCAAGAAACAGGAATTGAGAGAGACAAACTTTGTTCacaactgggtttttttttttttccaaaacgtGACAAAGCGTCCATGGTTTCAGTATGAGCAATATGAATAtgagaaatataaataaaagctCTAAATGAAGATCTGTGGGTTATATAATCATGTTTtaggaggctaatcatccttaagcccagttcatacttcctgcgaatgcgatacacaATTTTGGGGAAAACCCCAAGACCactcagaatctttactggactgGGATTTCATTTACAAGACAAGAATCAAAAGCAGAaaagactagaatcaaaataacCGTTTTATCACctaaactgtttcatttgaacaaacAATAAGAGAGATTTATCTCTTCTGTTTTATTGGTGgaatactcaacagaattgaaagatatttgtgagactcaagACTTaaaatttgaacataatttttgtttatgacaAGATGctgaatgaagaaaaaaacaagaccacataccggacttgtcctgtcttgagtttactggcccgacactgaaaTTACTGGCCCCAGGCCAGTAGTCACTGGCCTGGGGCCAGTAGTCCAAAGTGTGTACAATTTGAGTCTGGAATGCTTACCTATTGTGCCGTTTACTCGTAAACCAACAATCTGACAGTCTGTAGGCAGCCTGGAATGAATCATCTTTACTGTCTTTTTTCTACTGTGTCCGGATGTTCTTTCATAGTCACATTGTAAGGTTTGAAACTCACTTGGGTATTGACATTCCGAGAAAACAATGGCTAAACGAGGTATACTTCCAATCGACtgtaaagaagacaaaaaaacaggGGTTACAGATGCCGAGCTGTAGGTTTGGGCTGAAGAAGAATTTGCTGAAGAGAGGGCGCTTTCCACACAGTGTACTATGGGAAGATATCTTTTACAATGTTGACAATGTTTTCGCTGTTGGAAAATCAAACTTAAACTGTTAGAAGTGTTCTCTTTGGCAGCTTTTGATCTCAGCTATAGTTGGGACGTCCCCAAGGTATTCACTAGAGTCGGTTGGAACTGCTCCAAACTGTAGATGGGGCAACTCTTTGCTCATTATAAACCGTGGATATTTACTTGGAACACTGTAACAACATCCGATGCCCCTCCCCCCTAGAATCCACAGGTCGCCCACtgactttgtttgtttgttcagatgATCTTCCAGTCAAGGGAACTCGACAAACTCCCAAAAGTGGGTATAAACGCCAAGCTATCAACAGCCAActtctctcatacaaacattggttaaaagtctatgattatgaattgcacaaatcaagaaattgtgattcagttaaCTAGCTGTCATTTCAAgcattctagtcattgtgaaaacaACAGTTAGCTTAGGGGATTTAACCCTATAACATTGTGGTTACAGGTCCTGCagtcatgcagtctaaccactggacttACATTCAAGCAAGTATTCAGGTGGACCCCAAAGGGTCCTAGCTCATCGTCAAAACCAAGGGACCTGGGTTTGTCCACAAACTCTTCTGCCTCTTTCCTCCCAAGCGTTACCCATCCAATATCCTTACGTCGACTCAGCACACGGTCTGCCTCAAGACGCCAAACTTGACAAACCCTGCAAATAATTAAAACCCTGGTTTAATCAACAATGACATCATTCTAACTCCTGCGATACTCTTTCAGTCTAAGCTTACTTTTGGAAGAGATGGAAGAGATGGCAATGTCATGTAAATTTTCTAATTCAGTACGTCTGCCAAAAtacatttgttattattgttgtctGAAAAGATATACAGCTGAAGAAAGAGttcaggaaaaacaaaacaataacaacccaAGATGAATTCACAAGTAGAACGCCTAATTGTCCTTGCTAACCTGTCGAATATGCTTCGTCATCATAAAGCAAATATTCCTGTTTTATAGTTATCACAACAAATTGCTAACCGTTCGTTAAGGGAAGCGTACCTTGAGCAAGTGTTTAATGTTTTAGCCGGTAGAAATGAAAACACCCTTCCGATAAACTCCCGGCTCTCAGTCAGAATCCAGCACCCGGGCGGAATGCCTTCCTCCCCCTCTCCCGCTGGCATCGGGCTCTCTACTTGGACTTGGTCGGGATCAGCTGCTGCCATAACTCTCTTTCCACCCAGCCCCCAGGCAGAAACTTTACTGTAAAGTTTACAATCTCGAATCTCTGTAGTAAACAATGTTTGGGGTAAGATCAGCCAgacttcttcttttcttttttgttcactgaaaccatggagcaatattaAAGATGACCTCGACTCGACCACCAACGATTCAAGAAGACAGTTGTTGTTACTTTTGTCCGGAGGATgagttgtttacaaaatgacaCTACGACTGTTaaatgcatttttaatgaaacgCAAGTAACAACGTGGCACAGGGGATGTGTGCTTCCTTTATGCACGCAATGAATTTTTACGGTAAACAGCCGTCGACAAATTTTAACT
Above is a genomic segment from Asterias rubens chromosome 10, eAstRub1.3, whole genome shotgun sequence containing:
- the LOC117295914 gene encoding F-box only protein 22-like → MAAADPDQVQVESPMPAGEGEEGIPPGCWILTESREFIGRVFSFLPAKTLNTCSRVCQVWRLEADRVLSRRKDIGWVTLGRKEAEEFVDKPRSLGFDDELGPFGVHLNTCLNSIGSIPRLAIVFSECQYPSEFQTLQCDYERTSGHSRKKTVKMIHSRLPTDCQIVGLRVNGTIGCQRNLSPAGESEGQMGSACVLLPEINFRRTCHTDGPRPDPVYRPDTKCFLVFSPGGLHNTSARMIKQLQQHMYTEHGCLPVIAGGIVKQVWIEPSPSSSSSRYKKVECSILSFYGPNVNAASVLLGRSITTRDAARRKMLELKKAGLSEKRSLAFMFSCIGRGREFYDEPDVESEVFHELFPKTPLIGFFGGGEYGCDNLTCGKVITDTDDGIRNNGSHQKGLAQSLTCVICLLSFG